A genomic window from Solanum dulcamara chromosome 11, daSolDulc1.2, whole genome shotgun sequence includes:
- the LOC129873226 gene encoding copper transporter 5-like — protein sequence MMHMTFYWGKNVTVLFDFWRTDSWTSYAITLLACFIFSLFYQYMEDRRQRFRILSANSKRNYPPPSAAVNVPLLHTSPTVGGRWNSARFATAILFGVNSAIGYLLMLAVMSFNGGVFVAVVLGLAIGYLFFRIGDEDDFAVDNPCACA from the coding sequence ATGATGCACATGACCTTTTATTGGGGTAAAAATGTGACCGTTTTGTTCGATTTCTGGAGAACCGATTCATGGACTAGCTATGCAATTACTTTACTCGCTTGTTTTATCTTCTCGTTATTCTATCAGTATATGGAGGATCGTCGTCAACGATTCAGGATTCTCTCTGCCAATTCCAAGAGGAATTACCCGCCGCCTAGCGCCGCCGTAAATGTTCCCCTTCTTCACACTTCTCCGACCGTCGGCGGTAGGTGGAACTCAGCGAGATTTGCTACGGCGATCCTTTTTGGGGTCAACTCGGCGATTGGTTATTTGCTTATGTTGGCTGTTATGTCATTCAACGGCGGCGTTTTTGTGGCCGTTGTTCTGGGTTTGGCGATCGGATATTTATTCTTCAGGATCGGCGATGAGGATGATTTCGCCGTTGATAATCCATGTgcttgtgcttga